Below is a genomic region from Candidatus Micrarchaeum acidiphilum ARMAN-2.
TGCGCAGGACATAGTCTCGTTCATGAAGAGCCTCAGCATAGAGGACATGCTGATATCCAGGATCATGCAGTCTACGGGCGGTATGAATGGCTAACACCGAGACCTTTACACTGACTAGACCTGAGCTAAGGAGGCTCCTCATAGCCTACAACGTAGACGAAAAGAACATAGAAAAGCTTTTTGCCGAGATGGAGAAAGCGCACAGGCACATAAACATAGTGTCATTCATAGGCATGCTGGAAAAGACGAACCTGGGCAGGTCGGCGATAAGCCACATAATGCGCAGGTTCGGGATGGACGACGTGGCCATAAAGAACGCATTCGAAATGGTCGACGAGCAGAGGGTGATGGCGGAGTCCGGAAGGCTTTATTCCGCGTCAGTCGACTTCGGCCAGTAAAAGTTGGTAAAATGCAGAAAGAAGATAGGTGCATACTGTGCGGCGCCGCAAAACCCGGCCTGGCAGTAAGGGAGGACTTTGTCATAGGCTCCATACGGTGGTTCAAGAGGAACGTGGCGCACAACGAGAAGGGTTATTCGCTTGTGGTGTGCAGGGAATGTTATCCGAAATATAAGAAGGCTCTGGCTTCGTACAGGCGAAAGCAGGTCGCATACGTGGCAATCGGCATAATATTCATGGCGCTGCTGATAGTGCTTTCGCAGGATAAATTCCTTGCCGCGCTGTCAGGCATAGCCATAGTAGCTTTCATGTACCTGCTCTCGCTGCTCAGCTACATGCCATCGGTTTCAATACCTGAGAGTGCACATGTTGCCGCAACCGAAAATGTCAAAAAGCGCACTCGGCACCGCAAAGGCGGGTCCAGGCGCTAATGTGCCAAATCCATACAACAGAATGATTTTAATTGATTCGTAGTAATAATATACATGTCAAGTGGTGCAATGGCTGAAGATACCGGCATAGTAGAACCAAAGGCCGCAGGATTTATAATCAAGGGCAGGCTCGCGGGCAGTTTCTCCGCAATAGCAAGCAGGCTTTCCACGCTGCAGATGTTCTCAATAAAGGTAAACCCGGACAGCGTTGTAATGCTTACTGTGGAGAGCAGGGACATGCAGAAGAATCCCTTCCTATTCTTCATATTCACATTCAAGGCGGACGAGATAGAGGTAAGGTACACAATACCCCTAGATTCGAGCGAGAAAATGCGCAAGCTCTACATAATAAAGAACCTGCTGAGCGTCCTTTCCCTGATAGCGGATCTGTACCAGCCGGACCAGTCTGCTCTTTACCAGCTTACCGATTCGATAATAGATGACGTGCTCAATTCCCTTTCGCAGAGCTACAGCTCTCTTTTCAACAGCTACGATTCCCTATTCAACGAATACAGGGAGCTCAAGAGGCTCAACATAGAATTGTCGAACTCGAACAAAAGCCTTACCGCGCAGGCCACGCAGCTCGCAAGCGAGAACAACGAGCTGAAGGCTAGGCTGGACGCGCTGGAAAAGTATTCTGACGAAGCGCTCATGGTGATGGTGGAGGACTGGCTCGAGGCGCACAGCAACACTATAGACATATCTGAATTCGCACGGACCTACAAGCTTACCATACCGAGGATAGAGCAGCTGCTCAACAAGATGGTTACGCTGGGCTATGTGGAGCTTAAGGGATAGAGATGCAGCAGACACGCTACGTGATGAGGATAAACAAGCGTCTCAGGTACATACGCGTATACAACATTGTAAAGAAGGTAAGCAACAGGCAAAATCCCTTAACAAAGATATTCATGAAGGTGTTCGGCGGAAAGAAGGGCGACAATGAGGAATCATAGGTATTAAAACGGTAATGCGGAGTGGCTAAAGCAAAAAAACTGGCGATAATCGCAGTGATAGCGGTCGTGGTTCTTGTAGTCATATTTGCGCTTATCGGAGAATACCTGAAAAGCGCCTACAGCTCCATTCCAACGCCAACTGGCGTAAAAGCTCCGCCAACATCGCTGTATTCCGGCCTGGTCTCGCAGCAGCTTCTATTCTACAGCAACGGCCAGTACATCGTGCCGTACGCACTTATGTCGTTCCTTTCGTCGAATTCCCCGGAAGTATACTTCAATGCCAGCTTGCTCTCAGTGCCTCCACCGTCAGGAATCTACATGCTGAACTATTCAAGCTGCTATGACTGCGGCAATCTGGCTGCGTTCGAAGGCGACCTCGGAGGCTACCTTGAGAAGTACAACATAAGCGGCTACAACAACATATCTCTCGTATCGCAGCGGGGACTTCTAAGCATAAAGAACAATTCAATACTTATCATACCAACAGGCATCATGCCCGCATTCATGCTCGGCAATGTAAACGGCACAAACGCAACCTATGTGCAGGCCCTTCTTAACAAAGGCGTGAGCATAATATACATAGGCCAATCATTCTCAAGCCTGCTGCTGCCGAACGGGATAGTGATACCAAATTCCAACATACCTCCGTTCCTGATCACAAGCTCGGCTTCGCCGAGCAACAACTCCGCGGGATTCCACTTTACCAACCAGACCTTCGCATTCGATGCAGGCAGCAGATACGGATCAATATCCTACGAGAACGAATACAACGGCTCTGTAGTCGCGTTTTCCAACTACCTTAATACATGGCCATCCGAGTCAGACGCCGCATACGACGTAGCTAGGGCGGTGGCAGAAGGCTTCTGGCTTCCAAAGTACCTCAGCGCCTCATATAGCACTGCTGCAAATCCCTACACCAGCACTTCCGGGAGGGCCGGCCTCATATTCAACAGCTCGACAGTAACTTTCAGTCAGGCAAACATCAACAAGCTAAACAGCGGTGCGCTAAGGATCGTAGTGTACAACAGCAAAAATTATTCCGTATCAAACAACAGCAGGTACCTCTACCTTACATATACGCCAGACTATGCAATAAACGGCACGCTGTCGATACCTACGAGCATATCGCCCGGAAGCTCGTTCGAAGCCGCAATAGTTATATTTACGCACTCGGCTGTGCCAATAGGCGTGCAGCCGCATATAACAATATATAACACTACGACGCACTCTGCAGTAAGCACGATAGAGCTCAAATATGCAAACGTAGCCGGAAACTTTTCGTTTCTGCAGTTCCTGAGGCCAGACATAGGGCCGGGAGACTATATAGCGGAGGTGCAAAGCTTCTCAGGCACACCTTATTCGTCAGCACTGTTTTCTGTCCCGCCAATAAACATAGCTCTTACGCACTCAAACTTCACAAACAACAATTACCTATTCAGCCTGACCAGCCAAGGCGCACCTCTCTCCGGCATACCATATACCATATACCTGAACGGAATATACCCGGAGAACGGCACAATACAGAACGGCACAATATCATACTCACTTCCGCGCGGCACACAGCAGTTCTACGGCAATCTGAATTTCAGGATCGCAATGCTCTCGACCAATTTCACATACACTGCAGTGCATCCTTCACCCACCATATCAATACCGTCTGAATACGTTGAAATAGCAGTAGTTGCAATAATCGTGCTGCTTCTTGTAACGCTGGTGCGCGCGCCAAACAGGGACGAGTTCTACATAGACGTGCCAAACCTGCCTAAGCATCCTTCCACCCCGATAAAGATAAAGGAGAACGAGGTCCTGCTGGCATTCGACAAGCTCAACTCATACTACCACTGGAGATACATGCCGCTGTCCAAGAACGAAGTCAAGCTTGCAATATCCAGCAACATACGCGTAAACAGCATGCCGGTAAACCTGACGCTCAGCAATGTCGAGGTAATACTTGATGAATTGGTATCCCACGGCGACATAGTAGAGATGAACGAGTTCTACGCCCCGAAATACTGGATAACACAGAGCGGCCATGACATAGAATACCTCACTGTGTTTAAGCTGCTCAGGCTTTTCATGATATCGCACGCGTTTGTGTTTACCGACTTGGATTCCAGCCCGGTAGCAGATATGGTCGTGGCCCTGCAGGGAGAGAAGCGCTACATAGTCATATACTCGCAGACCAGCAAGTTCAAGAACGTGCCGGTCTACGCCAATTCGAAGACATACGTAGCTTTCATAAACGCGGACAGGCTCGGCGAATTCAGGGACAGGCTATACAGCACGCCTTCTCCCGGAAACGAGCAGTTCAAGCTCTATCTGGCTTCAGGCATGATAAAGCTAGTCGACGCCAACAATCCGGACGAGATACTTTCCTAGGCTATTGTCCCTCGCCTGAATCATCCTGCGCGCCCGCAGCTTCTCCTTCCTCTGGAGTTTCACTGCCTTTGTCATTGAGTATATCCTTGTAATGGGAGGACACCAGCGCAGCAAGCTCAGACTCGATCTTGCCCTGGTCCTCGCCTGTCAATGCGCTCACGTCTTTTGAAAGCTGCTTTGTGTACCTCATTATCGTCTTGTACTTGCCGGCCTCTGTCCCTATCCTCTCCTTGCCCCTGATATATCTCTGTATGCCCCTGCCAGCGTCCATAAGTGCAAGCTTTATCTCCTCTATTATCTCGTCCTCCTGGGCTATTGATTCCTTGCCTACGCCAGAATACGGTATGTGAACTGAAGAAACGTTTACGAATACGCTGACGGGCTGGGTATCAAGGTCGATGCCATACCTCTTCCACTGTATGCTTCTGGCCGCCACGGTTATGGCGCATCCGCCGCTGTCGAAAAGCAGCGGCACCCTGTTGGCGAACCTGAGTATATTGCCCTCGTATGCGTCTTCCGCAACCTTTTTCCCGGAGTTCCCTCCGTAGGCCAGTGCCGCCTCAACAACGAAAGGCACACCTCCAGCAAATATTCCAGGCTTCCTCTCTACAACATACATGTATTCCGGGTTAAGTATATTCTTAAGGGCGGTCTTTACCTGCTGCTCGCCTATTGCGCTTATCGAAGAGGAGTCCGGCGCAATCCACTTGATCGCCTTGAAAGCCTTGACAAGAGCCTTCGCGTCATCCCACTTCAGCAGCCTTGGCGCCATTTCCAAAGCCTCAGCCCCTACGATTTTTCTTATTTCGTCTATCTTACCCTGCGATACGCGGGAAAGGCTTTCCATCAAAAACGCGGAAACCTTTCTGGATTCGCTTATCTGCGCCAGCTCCAGGATGTCGTTCACAGACACGCCCAGAGGATGCGGCTTTACCGGCACGGGCCTTTTCGGTATGATGTCGGTTGCCCTCATTAACAAATTTGTCTTTCCGTTCGGGTCTATAAATTCTATCTGCGCATGCGGATTGGCGAGCGCGGTCCTTTTCAAGTACTCATAAACACCGTGATCGCTGTTTTCGTACTTCACGGACCCGAATTCTCCCTGCACTTCAAGCCCCCGTGGGACCTCGGCATTTGCTACCTCTGTAACAACCGGCTTGTTTGTCATAGTGTCGATGTAAACCTTGCACGAATACCCGTCGTCGTCCCCGGTAGAGGACCTCACGATTACAGGCTTGCCCGTGGTTATCTGTGAAAACATCGTGCATCCCGCCGCGCCTATGCCCTGCTGGCCGCGCTGCTGCATGTATCTGTGGAACTTTGTGCCGGCCAGTATAGTAGCCAGGGCCTTTCCAACAAATTTCTTTGGGATGCCAGGGCCATTGTCCCGCACCCTTACTAAGTACCTGTCCTCCTCAACAGGCCTGACCTCCACGCTTATATCTGGCAGTATGCCGGCTTCCTCACAGGCGTCCAGAGAGTTTGTCACGTACTCGTGCACGACCGTGACAAGCGAATGTACAAGACCAGAATAGCCCAGCATCTGCTTGTTCTTCTTGAAAAACTCAGCTATCGAATGCTCCTTGAATTCCTTGAATATCACACTTGCTGAATTGGTTTCTGTCATGCCTCCTCAACCCCTTCCCTGCGCCTTTCCCTATTCTTCCTGTGCGCAGCCTCCATCTTATTATATGCCAGCCTGTGGGATCTTCCGTCTATTATGGCATTGGCCGCAGTTTCAGCCTCTTCGATGCAATCGCTCTTTCCTATAAAACTTATTGTATCTCCAAATATGCTTACCTTTGCTGAGCTAACAACCTCTATGTACCTCTTAGTGCGCCCGTTTGTGCCTATCAACCTGGCCCTTATCTCCCTTATCCTGTTCTTGTTCCTTGTGAACTCGCTTATGTCTATAGATGAGAAGTAATAGTCAGGATGTGTAAGCTTGGCAGCAACATCAATGCCGAACCCTCTGCCGAAAGCGTAGATTACGTTCTTGGCAGTATACTCCTCAAATGCCCCATCCCCTTCTATTATGATCTCGTTTGCGCCCCTAAACTTAAGTTTACAGCTGCACAATTTCTCCAGTTTCCTTATGCCCTTTTTATCCGCCTTAAGCAAAGCTGCTCTTTCGGCAGGTATATAAACTTCATCCATAGAAACACCGGTTGCAAGTCGTAACACAATTATATTAATCATAACTAAATAATTATTTGTCAAATTTCCTTTATAGTAAGGGAAATTCATAACCGCAGGCACACCCTGCAATAAATTGTGGTTCTATGTTGGCTGTCATACTTGCAGGCGGGTTTGGAAAAAGGCTTATGCCTTTTACCTCAAGCACTCCTAAGGCCCTACTGAAAATAGACGGTAAAAGTATACTAGATCGGCAGATTGAGTGGCTGTCAGGCTGCGGAGTCTCAAACTTCGTTGTTTCTGCAGGATATCTCTACGAAAAGTTTGAAAACCATCTAAAGAGCATGGATAACGCGACCGTAATTGCAGAACCGGAACCTCTTGGAACTGCAGGCGCACTAAAATTCACCTCAAAGCTAATAAATAAAGAGGAACGCTTCTTTGTTGTAAATGGCGACGTCTTATCAGAAATAAGTCCGAATGACCTATCCCTTGGCAACAGGCACATAGCATCAATGGCATTGGTGCCACTGAGAAGCACATACGGGGTGGTTGCCATAAGAGATGGCGAAGTTACTGGCTTCAGGGAAAAGCCGGTCCTTGAAGGGTATTGGCTGAATGCCGGCATATACCTGATGTCCAGGGAAGTCCTTGCCATGCTTCCAGACAAAGGCGACCTAAGCAAGGACGTGTTTCCGATGCTTGCTTCAAAAGGGTTGCTGGGCTGCAGCACATTTACCGGCAAGTACTGGACATCAATAGACAGCATAAAGGACCTTGAGGAGGCCGAAAAAGACCTAAAACTCGGCAGTCATGGGAATGCACCGCAGCAATGAGCATTTTTTGAACTTGACTACACTTTTGCATAGCTAAGCTTTAAAAGCTTTCTAAAATGTTTAAAGATATAAGGGTGCACTTATGGACGATATAAAATTGATGAACGCAGCTTCAATGCAGAATGAGGTCCAGATAGAAATAGAGAAAGGCATGGAAGTCAGCGAGGAAGCAGACCAAAATCTTATAGTAAACATAAACAACGTTAGGCCTGAGACCAGCTATGGGGAATCTGAAACTTATGATCCACTTCTGGCTCCGTATCACCGCAGCATAGAAGAAATAGAGAAAATGCCAACCATAGAGCAGACAAAGACCGTATGTCCCGAATGCAAGCTGATCGTAGACGGTACAATATACCGCGACGGCGACAATGTAATGATAAGGAAGCACTGCCCCGAGCACGGCTGGACCATAGAGAAATACTGGGAAGACTATGACATGTACATGAAGATGCGCAGGTACAATTACTATGGAAGGGGCTTCGACAACCCTAACTATATAAACGAGAACAAGGGTGCAAACTGCCCGTTCGACTGCGGAATGTGCGAGAGGCACAAATCCCACACAGGACTCGCAAACGTCGTGGTAACAAACCGTTGCCACCTGAGTTGCTGGTACTGCTTCTTCTATGCGAAGGAGGGCGAGGCAATATACGAGCCCAGCATAGCAGAGCTTGACAAGATATTCTACAACCTAAGGAACCAGAAGCCGATACCGGCAAATGCCCTGCAGATAACCGGAGGGGAGCCAACAATGCATCCCAAGATAGTTGAAATAATAGAGCATGCCAAAAAGGCGGGCTTCGACCAGATACAGCTCAACACAACAGGGATAAACCTTGCGCTTAATCCTAGCCTGGCAATGAAGCTCAGGCATGCCGGAGTAAGCACCCTTTACATGAGCTACGACGGAGTGTCCAAGAGGGCGAACCCCAAAAACCACTGGGAAGTTCCAAAGACCCTAGAAGTGGCCAGAAAGGCAAACATAGGCATAGTGCTGGTGCCAACCGTGATAAGGACGGTAAACGACCACGAGCTCGGCGCAATGATAAACTTCGCGCTGAATAATTCCGACATAGTAAGGGCAGTCAACTTCCAGCCAGTGTCGCTGGTAGGGAGGATGCCATCCAGGCTCAGGGAAAAGCAGCGCATATCAATACCTGGAGCCATAAAGCTAATAGAGGAGCAGACCAACGGCGTAATATCAAAATCCGACTGGTTTTCAGTGCCGTACATAGGCGGGATAAACAAGTTCCTCGAAGCCCTGACAGGAGAGTACAAGTACGACATGTCCATACACTTTGCATGCGGCGCCGGAACATACATATTCCTGGACAGCGACAACAAGATAATCCCAATTACCAGGTTCGTAGATGCGGCAGGCATGGTGGAATACCTGCAGCGCGCAGTCGACGAAATGGAAGGCAAGGGAAGGCTAGAAAGGAAGGCCATAGCAGTAAAGACCCTGGTAGGTTTCAGGAAATTCATAGACAAGTCAAAGCAGCCCAAGTCGATAAACTTCTCGAAGCTGCTACTGTCCCTGTTTACCAAGCACGATTTCGCAACCATGGGCAAATTCCAGATGAAATCTGTATTCATAGGAATGATGCATTTCCAGGACGAATACACCTACGACATACACAGGGTAGAAAAGTGCGACATACACTACGCAATGCCGGACGGAGAAGTCCTGCCGTTCTGCACATTCAACGTATTCCCGGAGGTTTACCGCGATAAGGTGCAGAAGCAGTACAGCATACCCTCCAGGGAATGGCAGCAGACGCACAACGAATGGACATATGCGAAGGACAAATACACCAGGAACATAAAGGAGCTTGAAGCCAGCGAGGAATACAGGAAGACATACGGCAAAATGATCGACTACTTCGCGCTGCCTGTAAACGGCGGCAAGCCGGTCGCCAACTTCGCCAACGAAAAATTCAGCTGATTGCAGCGACGGTGACAAAATGGACAAGTCTTCAAAGCAGCCGCAGATGAACGAGTACCAGCAGGACCTCATAAACAATGCCAATATAGACGACGAGAAGATCCGCAAGCAGTACATAGAAGAGGACGGAAACCTGTACAGGGTGCCCTACCGGATTGTCAAGAAGGTAATCTTCACAGACGTAAGCAGGAAAGAGCTAAAGGACATACCACACGCCGCAAGGCTGCAGTACAGGCTAATGCTCAACGATGCGATACTCAAGGCAATAGTCCAGTTTTCAAAAGGGCGCATAATAATAATATACAACCCAAAATCGGCAGACAACCTCAAGGAGAAGATAAGCCTCGAAGAGATAATTGAATTCCTTGCAGGGGAAGGCGTGAACGTGCAGAAGGAAAAGGCAACAGATGAGGACTTCGACTACTACAAGGATTTCTATTCATATGCATTCAAGCCAAAGCAGATACGAGAGCATGCCCCATACGGGTACTCATTGGACGAATGGCGTAAGATGAAGCCCTCTTGGGAGGCCAGGCTTGCCGAAGGAAGGCAGAAAAGCAGGGAAAAGTTCGAGCAGTGGCAGCAGAACTATCTGGCGGACCATCCCGAGCTTGCGGCCGAGCTTGGCATAGAGATCAAGAAGCCAGAAACACAAAAATCGCCGTTCGGCTTCAGGAAGAAGAAGGGCAAGTCTGGGGAAAAGGGATTCTGGTTCCACGGAGCCTGAAAATTGCTAATTCTTCATTTTCGTTTTCGTGTTCCTAATACTCCTCATGATGTAATCCAGGTCCATCTCCAGTGCTACGACCGGCTCCTCTATTCTGAAGTTGTTAAGAACAGAAGGGTGAATCTCTCCGAGCACACCAATCTCTTCGCCGCCGCAGACCACGCTTGCGCACCTGCCAGGTATGAATGAAGGCATATCTTTCCCTGCAAGCGAATAGCCTATGCCAAGGTATCCAAGCACAGACTTTGCAATCGAAATGCATTCCGACGCGTTGGCCTTAGAGTGCTCTATTATGAGCCCCAGCCTTGTAGCCTCCAAAGGTTTTCCCTGTTCAAGGGAAAACACATGCCCTATTTCAAAAAGCCGCTGCGGCATCCTTTCATGTCCTGTAGTGCTTATGTCATGCAAAAGCCCGGGCAGCAGCGAATCACGGAGTATGCTGAAAGCCTCTGTTTTGGAATTCTTTAGCTTAACAACGCGCCTGCTGTCAAAATCTTTGCCCATCATTTCGAAGCATGTCTTTTCATTAGTAAGGTAATAATTGTACGCTTCCAGGAATCCAAAGCCAGAAAGCAGGGTTCCCAAAGCGTTTTTGAACTCCTCCAGAAGATCAGGGCTGCCGTGCCCTGCGTTTTCTACGCTGTGCGTTCCTATGCTGTCGTACCCGTAGGCTATCGCAATGTCTTCAATAACATCCTGGCTGCTGAAGCAATCGAGTCTGTAGGGCTGCACCTCTGCCATTAGGCTCTCCTTTTCTAGCTTCGCAACCGAGTAGCCCATACTTTCAAGCAGGCCAGGCAGCTCCGAATGCGCAATACTGCGGCCAAGCACAGAACTTATTGCCTTATATCCGACCTCAATGCTTTTCCTGCGCATCATGGGAAAGGTCTTGGTGGCCGATCCATGGGAAACTTCCGCAAGCCCTACTTTGGCCCCCATGTTGATAAGGGAGCACGCCAGCATGTCTGCCACAGCGTCGACGCTTTCATCAATTCCTGTTATGTCGATGAGCATGCGCTTGGTCTTGTGCGATATGCTGCTGATATTAGAGTTGATTATCGGTATAAGTGACAGGGTCTTTTCCGAATCGCGCAGGAACGGATAAGCGGTCTTGCCGTTTGAGGGCCCGGTTATGGTATATGCGTAATCCATTCCCTTCCTGTTTTTCCTGATGACTTCCTCGAACGTGCGCTCGGAGCTCTCGCCCAAAGGCACTATCTTGCCCGAATGCGATGCGTCATAGACTAGCCCGCCATCTATCTTGTCATAATCATGAAGGCCTATCGCAATCTTCTTCCTCCTCCTGCCATATGTTGATCCAAGCTTTTCGGTAAAGTCGACAAGGTACTTGAGCGCGTTTCCGGACATGTCCAGGCCCTCCGCTACCAGCGCAGCCATGTTGGGCCTTATACTGGAGACATTTTTCGTTACCCTTATGCTGGTCCTGATTCTGCTTTCTACTGCGTAGCTTTTTGACTTTGCGCCCCGGTTGGCGAATAACCTGAGCGTTTCCATGAAATTGTAAAAGTACAGGAGATCGGGCCTGTTTGGGGTGATGTCCAGGCTTACAATGTCGCTGTCGCTGCCCTTGACTTCCATACCGATTCTCTCTACCAATTCCCCAAACTCGCCTGCGCCGAAATGTTTTGCAATGTCCTTCTTGTAGAAATCTATGCCAGCCATAACTATAACCTGAAATCGGCTATCATCTTCCTCTTCCGCAGCCAGTCCACGTCATTCTTGTAAAGGTCTGTAAGCGACTCCATGCCGAGCCTGCTGAACATGAGCCTGTCCAGTCCGCCTCCCCAGGCCAGCACAGACTTATCTGTGCCGAGAGCTTCGGTTATCTCCTTCCTTATCACTCCTCCGCCGCAGAGCTCTATCCAGTCGTTGTGCTCGCTGTCGAAGTATTCAACTTCGAGCCCGGGCTCTACGAACGGAAAGTAGGAAGGCTTTATCTTTATTTTGAAGCCCCCCAGCTGGCTGTAAAAGAGCTTCAGCGTGCCTATCAATTCAGAGAGCCCCAAGTCATCGCCTATTATTATGCCGTCATACTGGTAGAGTTCGGCAAGGTGCTTGTAGTCTATGCTTTCGTTCCTGAATACCTTGCCAACATAAAAAAGTTTTGCAGGGTATGCTCCATAACCATTTCCATATTCCTTTATGTAATGCGCTGATATGCTGGTGGTGTGGGTCCTGAGCACAGCTTCTGCTGCTGTTTCAGCGCTCCATCTTCTGCCCCAGTTCTTCTTGTGCATTTCCTTTACCTTTTCCACAAGCTCCTTTTCAGGCAGGTTTATCCTTTCAGGATTCGAAAGGAAGAAAGTGTCTTGCATGTCCCTTGTCGGATGGTCCTGCGGGGAGAACAGCGCGTCAAAGTTCCAGAAAGCCGGTTCTATGATATGTCCGGAGCCCTCTGTGAAACCCATCCGCATCCATATATTCCTTATCACGTTGATGAATTCATGCACCGGGTGCAGCCTGCCAGGATAAACTTCCGGAGTTTCCGCGCCCATATCATATTTCTTGAATGCAAAATTCCTCCATGCACCACTCGATATTGCCTGCCTAGTCAACTGATCAAGCTGCGCTTTTTCGCAGCTGGGCGCCCTTTCCCTATCGTAATACCCAATACCGCTGCCTGTTATGCTTGCGCTGATCTTGGAATATTCCCTGAGCCTTATGAGCTTCCTTTTCTGGAGCGCGTCTATGGCCTCCTGGTTCTTTAAAAAGTCCTGATCGTCTATAATTTTGCGTTCTGAAAGCAGCTTAAGCACAGACCTCTGCGCATACTCCCCACCAGAGGACAGGAATTTCCGCCCTCCCGCGGTCAGCCTTGCCCTGCCTCCAGCTATGTCTATCCATCCATTCTTTTTGGCCCACATCAGTGCTATTTTGTCTGTTGAACTCCCTACCTCTATTCCATCACTGCCAAGGTTGCTGACAAGCTTCTCTTCAGGGAATTGTTCAAGGTACTCCCTGCCTTCATCAGTAACGCTGACTTCATGAAAGACTTTCTTTTCGATTTTTACAAATCCTTCATTGGCCAGCGATTCGAGTGTGCTAGATACGGAGCTGGATTCCGCGCCAATCTCCTTGCCTATCTCCTCCGAATCAGAACTGTGCTTCGCCTTTAAATAGGCAAGTATTGAGGTTTCGATTTCCAGCAATCAAAACACCTATCCTGCCACCTTTAAATAGGTGTACATTATGAGGACCAGTATCACGGCTGCTATTATTACGTAGGTAAACATTCCAAGGGCGCCATAGATGCCCTTGAAGAAGTTTATTACTTCCTCCTGTAGGCTTTCGTGCGTGTAGAATGTTAGTGTAAACTTCGAAAGCGGCTCGCCATTGTTCCAGGAAATCTTTGTCACGTTGCTGTATCCGGAAGTGAACCCCTTTGCAGGATAGTCTGGTATGGGATATACCGAGCTTATGGTGCTGGTGTTCGGAAATACGATTGTAAACGACGTATTCTGCGGAAGCACCTGTCCGCTGGCCGCGTGCTCAAAATTGAATACGTCCGGATTGAACGTGTACTTGAAAAGCCGTGGCCCGGTTTCGGTTACGCTGGTAACATTTTTTACATAATAATTCATCATAAGGTAAGTGTGCGCCCCATTATAATCCACCATCAACGGCCCGGGAAGGAACTCGAACTTGTAAACTCCAGATTTAGGGTTTATTATGTGCTCTACAAGCTCAGGCCCAACAAGCGACTGCCACGTGCTTAGTGTCAGGTTCAGGGCCAGCCTATCAGTCCTATACTGGCTTATCGACGAATTGCTGATGCTAAGGTTTAATATTTCGACAACCCTGGCGCTTGTATTGGCGTTTAGGTATACTGTAGTATTCAGATATGTAACGGTATATGAGGCGTCTGACGTCTGCGCTAAGAATGTTGCCAACATTATGGCTAACACCGCGATAA
It encodes:
- a CDS encoding DNA topoisomerase VI, B subunit, with product MTETNSASVIFKEFKEHSIAEFFKKNKQMLGYSGLVHSLVTVVHEYVTNSLDACEEAGILPDISVEVRPVEEDRYLVRVRDNGPGIPKKFVGKALATILAGTKFHRYMQQRGQQGIGAAGCTMFSQITTGKPVIVRSSTGDDDGYSCKVYIDTMTNKPVVTEVANAEVPRGLEVQGEFGSVKYENSDHGVYEYLKRTALANPHAQIEFIDPNGKTNLLMRATDIIPKRPVPVKPHPLGVSVNDILELAQISESRKVSAFLMESLSRVSQGKIDEIRKIVGAEALEMAPRLLKWDDAKALVKAFKAIKWIAPDSSSISAIGEQQVKTALKNILNPEYMYVVERKPGIFAGGVPFVVEAALAYGGNSGKKVAEDAYEGNILRFANRVPLLFDSGGCAITVAARSIQWKRYGIDLDTQPVSVFVNVSSVHIPYSGVGKESIAQEDEIIEEIKLALMDAGRGIQRYIRGKERIGTEAGKYKTIMRYTKQLSKDVSALTGEDQGKIESELAALVSSHYKDILNDKGSETPEEGEAAGAQDDSGEGQ
- a CDS encoding KH type 1 domain protein codes for the protein MNFPYYKGNLTNNYLVMINIIVLRLATGVSMDEVYIPAERAALLKADKKGIRKLEKLCSCKLKFRGANEIIIEGDGAFEEYTAKNVIYAFGRGFGIDVAAKLTHPDYYFSSIDISEFTRNKNRIREIRARLIGTNGRTKRYIEVVSSAKVSIFGDTISFIGKSDCIEEAETAANAIIDGRSHRLAYNKMEAAHRKNRERRREGVEEA
- a CDS encoding Nucleotidyl transferase, with amino-acid sequence MLAVILAGGFGKRLMPFTSSTPKALLKIDGKSILDRQIEWLSGCGVSNFVVSAGYLYEKFENHLKSMDNATVIAEPEPLGTAGALKFTSKLINKEERFFVVNGDVLSEISPNDLSLGNRHIASMALVPLRSTYGVVAIRDGEVTGFREKPVLEGYWLNAGIYLMSREVLAMLPDKGDLSKDVFPMLASKGLLGCSTFTGKYWTSIDSIKDLEEAEKDLKLGSHGNAPQQ
- a CDS encoding Radical SAM domain protein, producing the protein MDDIKLMNAASMQNEVQIEIEKGMEVSEEADQNLIVNINNVRPETSYGESETYDPLLAPYHRSIEEIEKMPTIEQTKTVCPECKLIVDGTIYRDGDNVMIRKHCPEHGWTIEKYWEDYDMYMKMRRYNYYGRGFDNPNYINENKGANCPFDCGMCERHKSHTGLANVVVTNRCHLSCWYCFFYAKEGEAIYEPSIAELDKIFYNLRNQKPIPANALQITGGEPTMHPKIVEIIEHAKKAGFDQIQLNTTGINLALNPSLAMKLRHAGVSTLYMSYDGVSKRANPKNHWEVPKTLEVARKANIGIVLVPTVIRTVNDHELGAMINFALNNSDIVRAVNFQPVSLVGRMPSRLREKQRISIPGAIKLIEEQTNGVISKSDWFSVPYIGGINKFLEALTGEYKYDMSIHFACGAGTYIFLDSDNKIIPITRFVDAAGMVEYLQRAVDEMEGKGRLERKAIAVKTLVGFRKFIDKSKQPKSINFSKLLLSLFTKHDFATMGKFQMKSVFIGMMHFQDEYTYDIHRVEKCDIHYAMPDGEVLPFCTFNVFPEVYRDKVQKQYSIPSREWQQTHNEWTYAKDKYTRNIKELEASEEYRKTYGKMIDYFALPVNGGKPVANFANEKFS
- a CDS encoding phenylalanyl-tRNA synthetase, beta subunit, giving the protein MAGIDFYKKDIAKHFGAGEFGELVERIGMEVKGSDSDIVSLDITPNRPDLLYFYNFMETLRLFANRGAKSKSYAVESRIRTSIRVTKNVSSIRPNMAALVAEGLDMSGNALKYLVDFTEKLGSTYGRRRKKIAIGLHDYDKIDGGLVYDASHSGKIVPLGESSERTFEEVIRKNRKGMDYAYTITGPSNGKTAYPFLRDSEKTLSLIPIINSNISSISHKTKRMLIDITGIDESVDAVADMLACSLINMGAKVGLAEVSHGSATKTFPMMRRKSIEVGYKAISSVLGRSIAHSELPGLLESMGYSVAKLEKESLMAEVQPYRLDCFSSQDVIEDIAIAYGYDSIGTHSVENAGHGSPDLLEEFKNALGTLLSGFGFLEAYNYYLTNEKTCFEMMGKDFDSRRVVKLKNSKTEAFSILRDSLLPGLLHDISTTGHERMPQRLFEIGHVFSLEQGKPLEATRLGLIIEHSKANASECISIAKSVLGYLGIGYSLAGKDMPSFIPGRCASVVCGGEEIGVLGEIHPSVLNNFRIEEPVVALEMDLDYIMRSIRNTKTKMKN